A region from the Arachis ipaensis cultivar K30076 chromosome B01, Araip1.1, whole genome shotgun sequence genome encodes:
- the LOC110265366 gene encoding uncharacterized protein LOC110265366, with protein MDNRKFLGMDHPYRMDKRSFNGNVELRSSPALLDGEQIFEDLKDFDKVFRKKQKNKIDGPWKKRSIFFELPYWKQNTLRHCLDVMHIEKNVCDNIIGTLLDIPGKSKDHANARYDLKDMGIRKKLQPKEIDGGKKEKIAKACFNLTNQEKTIFCDILKSVKLPSGSASNISRCVHVAEKKISGYKSHDAHFMLHYLLQVAIKCTMHNQVAGPLIYLGSFFRSLCQKVVENDTIDHLEVDIREILCQLERIFPPSFFDIMVHLPIHLVNELRLGGPVQFRWMYPIERYLCRLKSYVHNKSRPEGSIAEGYLAEECLTFCSREYEEHVNNQTKGRKWKKAKTLSHDFSEWFKERASHEDVSKQLKDLSRGPNTVAKRFSSYVINGYKFQTREHDASHTTQNSGVTLVCETPSFASAKDNNPMTKAVTYFGAINDIIELDYYACFKFVLFNCDWFEVEEENFGLTSVHFNKRCSRDDPFVVDIGG; from the exons ATGGATAACCGTAAATTTTTGGGTATGGATCATCCATATAGGATGGATAAAAGATCTTTCAATGGCAATGTTGAATTGAGGTCTTCACCAGCTTTATTAGATGGGGAACAAATTTTTGAAGATTTGAAAGATTTTGACAAGGTATTtagaaagaagcaaaaaaataaaattgatggtCCATGGAAGAAAAGGTCCATTTTCTTTGAGTTGCCATATTGGAAGCAAAATACATTGCGTCATTGTCTTGATGTTATGCACATCGAGAAAAATGTATGTGATAACATAATTGGAACTTTATTAGACATTCCAGGAAAGTCCAAAGATCATGCAAATGCTCGTTACGATCTCAAAGATATGGGCATAAGAAAAAAACTTCAACCAAAGGAGATAGATGGTggcaagaaagaaaaaattgCTAAGGCTTGTTTTAACCTTACTAATCAAGAAAAAACTATTTTTTGTGATATTTTGAAGTCAGTAAAATTGCCATCTGGTAGTGCCTCTAACATTTCTCGGTGTGTTCATGTTGCTGAGAAAAAGATATCAGGCTACAAAAGTCATGATGCTCATTTTATGTTGCATTATTTGTTGCAAGTAGCTATAAAATGCACAATGCATAATCAAGTAGCTGGCCCTTTAATTTATCTAGGTTCATTCTTTCGTTCCTTGTGCCAAAAAGTTGTTGAAAATGATACAATAGATCATTTGGAAGTAGATATTAGAGAGATTTTGTGCCAATTGGAAAGAATATTTCCTCCTAGTTTCTTTGATATAATGGTCCATTTGCCTATTCATCTGGTAAACGAGTTGAGGTTGGGTGGCCCAGTTCAATTTAGGTGGATGTACCCCATCGAGAGATATCTGTGTAGGTTAAAGTCCTACGTTCACAATAAGAGCCGCCCCGAAGGTTCAATTGCTGAAGGATATTTAGCCGAGGAATGCTTGACATTTTGCTCAAG AGAGTATGAGGAACATGTCAACAATCAAACTAAAGGTAGAAAATGGAAGAAGGCAAAAACTCTAAGCCATGATTTTAGTGAATGGTTCAAAGAGCGTGCTTCTCATGAAGATGTTTCGAAACAACTTAAAGATTTGTCTAGAGGCCCAAACACAGTTGCAAAACGATTTTCTAGTTATGTAATCAATGGCTACAAATTTCAAACTAGAGAACATGATGCAAGCCACACAACTCAAAACAGTGGTGTGACTTTGGTGTGCGAAACACCAAGCTTTGCTAGTGCCAAGGATAATAACCCAATGACAAAAGCCGTAACATATTTTGGTGCAATAAATGACATAATTGAGTTAGACTATTATGCATGTTTCAAATTTGTTCTCTTCAATTGTGATTGGTTTGAAGTTGAGGAAGAGAATTTTGGTCTAACTTCAGTTCATTTTAATAAAAGATGTTCTCGGGATGATCCTTTTGTAGTGGATAtaggtggttag